One segment of Candidatus Binatia bacterium DNA contains the following:
- a CDS encoding D-alanyl-D-alanine carboxypeptidase family protein, giving the protein MSGNKFIRLGIVLLAAVFFLQGLAPAADAQGRRGRKTVEEKEAPYSAAVLMEPKTGQILFEQDGHKPWPPASLTKMMLMLIVMEKVKQGSLALTDPVEVSARASKMGGSQVYLKQGEKFTLEEMMKAIAIHSANDASEAVAEKIAGDADAFVVIMNQRAQELGLKDTKYYNAHGLPPERDQQSDVTSAYDTALLARELVKHPEILKWASTAKESFRDGRFVLENTNHLIGKFPGADGLKTGSYHEAGFNLAATAERDGLRLISVTLGSPTNKIRFREAARLLTSGFGEYKMVTVMKPGETVKQEVRIKGGQIKSLLAVVGAPAQILVKRADEKALKTTVQLSSPVWAPLKKGDKLGELTLMLGDKPVGKFNLISNQDIQQSNIIWRLWDRVF; this is encoded by the coding sequence ATGTCAGGAAATAAATTTATCCGTTTGGGCATCGTTTTGTTGGCGGCCGTGTTTTTTCTCCAGGGTCTTGCTCCGGCCGCGGACGCGCAGGGCCGTCGCGGGCGGAAGACCGTCGAAGAGAAGGAAGCTCCGTACAGCGCGGCGGTTCTGATGGAGCCGAAAACGGGGCAAATTCTTTTCGAGCAGGACGGTCACAAGCCTTGGCCGCCGGCTTCGCTCACGAAAATGATGCTGATGCTGATCGTCATGGAAAAGGTCAAGCAGGGCTCGCTGGCCTTGACCGATCCCGTCGAGGTGTCGGCCCGCGCCAGCAAGATGGGCGGCTCTCAGGTCTATTTGAAGCAGGGGGAAAAGTTCACTCTCGAAGAAATGATGAAGGCGATCGCGATCCATTCCGCCAACGACGCGTCCGAGGCGGTGGCTGAAAAAATCGCGGGCGACGCCGACGCGTTCGTGGTGATCATGAACCAGCGCGCGCAGGAGCTCGGTCTCAAGGATACGAAGTATTACAACGCGCACGGCCTCCCGCCTGAAAGAGACCAGCAATCCGACGTGACCAGCGCGTACGATACGGCGCTCCTGGCGCGAGAGCTCGTCAAACATCCCGAAATCCTCAAATGGGCATCGACGGCGAAGGAGAGTTTCCGCGACGGAAGGTTCGTGCTGGAAAACACCAACCATCTCATCGGAAAATTTCCCGGCGCGGACGGTCTCAAGACCGGCTCCTATCACGAGGCCGGCTTCAATCTCGCGGCGACCGCCGAGCGCGACGGTCTGCGACTTATTTCGGTGACGCTCGGCTCGCCCACCAACAAGATTCGCTTCCGCGAGGCGGCGCGACTGCTCACGAGCGGCTTCGGCGAATACAAGATGGTGACGGTGATGAAGCCCGGCGAGACGGTCAAGCAGGAGGTCCGAATCAAAGGCGGCCAGATAAAATCGCTTCTCGCGGTCGTCGGCGCGCCGGCGCAGATCCTGGTCAAGCGGGCGGACGAGAAGGCGCTCAAGACGACCGTTCAGTTGAGCAGTCCCGTATGGGCGCCGCTCAAGAAGGGCGACAAGCTCGGCGAGCTGACGCTGATGCTCGGCGACAAGCCGGTCGGAAAATTCAATTTGATATCGAACCAGGATATTCAACAGTCCAATATCATCTGGCGTCTTTGGGACCGAGTGTTCTAG
- a CDS encoding zinc-binding dehydrogenase has product MKAVRIHQFGSEDVLQLGEIPTPAPGAGEVLVKIEAASLNRADIGLRRGTYRVAPEDLPIVPGREFAGPVAALGAGVTDFQAGQRVVAYPGKGGYAVYGVSKASLVRPVPGGVDSAVAASLPTAGLTAWFALKEDGKIDTGDQVLIQAGSSGVGHLAVQIARHLGAARVFTTAGSEAKCRRLRELGVDEAIDYTAKDFGREISRLTSGRGVDIVFEMVGGDVYTKSLSVLAPGGRLVSIGGAAGPIPEKPPALEEGRKATRFSITNYLNARPEQFKQLDTLLDLARQKKLKVVIDRTFPLAEVKAAQRYLEGRDHFGKVVLVMG; this is encoded by the coding sequence ATGAAGGCGGTTCGCATACATCAATTCGGCTCCGAAGATGTTCTCCAACTGGGAGAAATCCCGACTCCGGCTCCGGGCGCGGGCGAAGTTCTCGTCAAGATCGAAGCGGCCTCGCTAAACCGCGCCGATATAGGACTCCGCCGCGGGACCTATCGCGTGGCGCCTGAAGATCTCCCCATCGTCCCTGGAAGAGAATTCGCGGGGCCCGTAGCCGCCTTGGGCGCGGGAGTGACGGATTTCCAGGCTGGGCAGCGCGTGGTCGCCTATCCCGGCAAGGGCGGCTACGCCGTGTACGGAGTCTCGAAAGCGTCTCTCGTCCGTCCCGTTCCCGGCGGCGTCGATTCCGCTGTCGCCGCTTCGCTTCCCACCGCCGGACTCACGGCCTGGTTCGCGCTCAAGGAAGACGGAAAAATAGACACCGGCGATCAAGTTCTCATTCAGGCCGGAAGCAGCGGCGTCGGCCATCTGGCGGTGCAAATTGCGCGGCATCTCGGCGCCGCGCGCGTATTCACGACCGCGGGCAGCGAAGCGAAATGCAGAAGACTCCGGGAATTGGGCGTCGACGAAGCGATCGACTACACGGCGAAGGATTTCGGCCGGGAAATTTCGCGACTCACCAGCGGGCGAGGGGTGGATATCGTCTTCGAAATGGTCGGGGGAGACGTTTACACGAAGAGCCTCTCAGTGCTGGCGCCCGGCGGGAGACTCGTATCGATCGGCGGCGCCGCCGGTCCGATTCCGGAAAAACCGCCGGCTTTGGAGGAAGGGCGCAAGGCGACCCGTTTCTCGATCACGAATTATTTGAACGCCCGTCCCGAGCAGTTCAAACAGCTCGATACATTGTTGGACCTCGCCCGGCAGAAAAAGCTCAAAGTCGTCATCGACCGCACGTTCCCGCTGGCGGAAGTCAAAGCAGCCCAGCGCTACCTCGAAGGGCGCGACCACTTCGGCAAAGTCGTCCTGGTCATGGGCTAG
- a CDS encoding CoA-binding protein — protein MDWKENLITGSEEIRKLILGTKRVAVLGIKTEKQVSQPAFYVPEYLLAAGFEVIPVPVYYPDVREILGNKVFRRLIDIPGEIDLVDVFRRSHDVPGHLADILAKKPKAVWFQSGIRNDEAAEKLAKAGIQVVQDRCLMVEHRKA, from the coding sequence ATGGATTGGAAGGAAAACCTTATTACCGGCTCCGAAGAGATTCGGAAGTTGATCTTAGGGACCAAACGCGTCGCAGTCCTCGGCATCAAAACCGAGAAACAGGTTTCGCAGCCGGCGTTCTATGTCCCAGAATATCTTCTCGCCGCCGGATTCGAGGTGATTCCGGTGCCGGTCTATTATCCCGACGTGAGGGAAATTCTCGGCAACAAAGTCTTTCGCCGTCTGATCGATATCCCCGGCGAGATCGACCTCGTCGACGTCTTCCGCCGCTCCCACGACGTTCCCGGTCACCTGGCGGACATACTGGCGAAAAAACCGAAGGCAGTCTGGTTTCAGTCGGGAATAAGAAACGACGAAGCGGCGGAGAAGCTGGCGAAAGCCGGAATTCAGGTGGTGCAGGACAGATGTCTCATGGTCGAACACAGAAAGGCGTGA
- a CDS encoding SDR family oxidoreductase, protein MLEGKVVVVTGGGQGIGRHAAKTFVDEKAKVVIADFDKKRLEKTASELSRGTETLGVEADVRDEEQVRNMVKRAIDRFGRIDVLVNNAAIVPHFAWGIPRWPRIADMDKAFWERVIQTNLGGTFLCTKHVLPHMEAKKSGHIINLYGGGGVKPAGACAYMVTKEAIRTFTRYVAEEVRESNVCVVIFSPRVPIATESAPEEALRRLPGPEILGKGFVLAAELPMDQSGRSFAHEDGRLVPET, encoded by the coding sequence ATGCTTGAAGGAAAAGTAGTGGTCGTTACCGGCGGCGGCCAGGGCATTGGCCGCCATGCGGCGAAAACCTTTGTCGACGAGAAGGCGAAAGTCGTGATCGCCGACTTTGACAAAAAGCGGCTCGAAAAGACCGCGAGCGAGCTGAGCCGGGGTACCGAAACTCTGGGCGTCGAAGCCGATGTGCGGGACGAAGAGCAGGTGCGGAACATGGTAAAGCGCGCGATCGATCGCTTCGGCCGAATCGACGTTCTCGTCAACAACGCCGCGATCGTGCCGCATTTTGCCTGGGGCATCCCGCGCTGGCCGCGCATCGCCGATATGGACAAGGCTTTCTGGGAGCGCGTCATCCAAACGAACCTCGGCGGGACCTTTCTCTGTACGAAACACGTTCTCCCTCACATGGAGGCGAAAAAATCAGGGCACATCATCAATCTCTACGGCGGAGGCGGCGTCAAGCCTGCCGGCGCCTGCGCTTACATGGTAACCAAAGAGGCGATACGCACGTTCACGCGCTACGTCGCAGAGGAAGTGCGGGAGTCGAATGTTTGCGTCGTAATCTTTTCGCCGCGCGTTCCCATCGCCACGGAGAGTGCGCCGGAGGAGGCGCTCCGGCGTCTGCCCGGCCCGGAGATCTTAGGCAAGGGATTCGTGCTCGCGGCCGAGCTGCCGATGGACCAGAGCGGCCGGTCCTTCGCCCACGAAGACGGCAGGCTCGTGCCAGAGACTTGA